In Candidatus Binatia bacterium, one genomic interval encodes:
- the gpmI gene encoding 2,3-bisphosphoglycerate-independent phosphoglycerate mutase, whose translation MRDQRPLILIVLDGWGVNPRREGNAIAQASTPNMDALAASYPSTEISISGLDVGLPDGQMGNSEVGHMHLGAGRVVYQDLTLIHGAIDDGSFFTNPVLRGAADAVKKSGGRLHLMGLLGDGGVHSHQRHLEALIELAAREKVPATYLHLFLDGRDTPPKSAEGFLRELSEKSKSYPSAKIATVSGRYYAMDRDKRWDRTEKAYRAMVGGAGVRSRTAEDSIQKSYQDGVTDEFVLPTVIESVMPEGAIRDEDAVIFFNFRADRARQLTRALTQKDFTEFRRDRRIRLSAFVTMTEYDRSFGLPAAFPPRDLKNILGEVASRNHIPQLRIAETEKYAHVTYFFNGGEEKKFPLEDRLLIPSVKDVPTYDLKPAMSAYEITASLIEQIEADRYGLVILNYANADMVGHTGNFAAAVRACEVVDECIGKVVQAALRRKGRVIVTADHGNAEQMIDYDTGQIHTAHTTNLVPVILVGDLLESGRLRRGKAIDVAPTILKLFGIPQPAEMTGRPLFVEG comes from the coding sequence TGGGGCGTCAATCCCCGCCGCGAAGGCAATGCCATCGCCCAGGCGTCCACACCCAATATGGACGCGCTCGCCGCTTCCTATCCGTCGACCGAGATTTCCATCTCCGGATTGGACGTGGGTCTACCCGATGGCCAGATGGGCAACTCCGAGGTCGGCCACATGCACCTCGGCGCGGGCCGCGTCGTCTACCAGGATCTCACCTTGATCCACGGCGCGATCGACGACGGCAGCTTTTTCACCAACCCCGTGCTTCGCGGCGCTGCGGATGCGGTCAAAAAATCCGGCGGCAGGCTTCACCTCATGGGGCTTCTGGGCGACGGCGGCGTCCACAGCCACCAGCGTCATCTCGAGGCGTTGATCGAGCTGGCGGCGAGGGAAAAGGTCCCGGCAACGTACCTCCATTTGTTTTTGGACGGCCGGGACACGCCGCCGAAGAGCGCCGAGGGATTTCTCCGCGAGCTTTCGGAAAAATCAAAATCCTATCCATCGGCCAAGATCGCCACCGTGAGCGGCCGCTACTACGCCATGGACCGCGACAAGCGCTGGGATCGCACGGAGAAAGCTTACCGCGCGATGGTGGGGGGGGCCGGAGTGCGCTCGCGCACTGCCGAAGATTCGATTCAAAAAAGTTATCAGGACGGAGTCACGGACGAGTTTGTCCTGCCCACCGTGATCGAGTCCGTCATGCCGGAAGGCGCGATCCGCGACGAAGACGCTGTCATCTTCTTCAACTTCAGGGCCGACCGCGCCCGCCAGTTGACGCGCGCCTTGACGCAAAAAGATTTCACGGAATTTCGCCGCGACCGGCGGATCCGGCTTTCCGCTTTCGTCACCATGACGGAATACGACCGGAGCTTCGGCCTGCCGGCGGCGTTTCCGCCGCGCGACTTGAAGAATATCCTGGGAGAGGTCGCGAGCCGGAACCATATCCCGCAACTGCGCATCGCCGAGACCGAGAAATACGCGCACGTCACGTATTTCTTCAACGGCGGCGAGGAGAAGAAATTTCCCCTCGAAGACCGGCTTCTGATTCCGTCGGTGAAAGACGTGCCAACCTACGATCTCAAGCCGGCCATGAGCGCCTACGAGATTACCGCGTCGCTCATCGAGCAGATCGAGGCCGACCGCTACGGCCTGGTGATCCTCAATTACGCCAACGCCGACATGGTCGGCCACACGGGAAATTTCGCGGCCGCGGTGCGTGCCTGCGAAGTCGTCGACGAGTGCATCGGCAAAGTCGTTCAGGCGGCGCTACGTCGCAAAGGCCGGGTTATCGTCACCGCGGACCACGGCAACGCGGAGCAGATGATCGACTACGACACCGGGCAGATTCATACGGCGCACACCACCAATCTCGTTCCCGTCATATTGGTGGGCGACTTGCTGGAGTCCGGCCGTCTCCGGCGCGGCAAAGCGATCGACGTCGCGCCCACTATATTAAAGTTGTTTGGCATTCCTCAGCCGGCTGAGATGACCGGCCGCCCGCTCTTCGTGGAAGGATGA
- a CDS encoding ComF family protein, with protein MKAENSSFIPHPSALRFGRWLDWLYPPRCRFCRESVFEASDCFCRSCRRRIRLVTHPFCSACGRPFLDTSGDDHLCGNCLLRRPHFARARAWACYPTEDGEEHPLREVVQRFKYGRKVSLGKPLGRVMAIDCRGLFDDRPLDVILPVPLHPKRLRWRGFNQSVALAREIGKAWELPVDPFVLARSRETPPQTQLNEEERKKNMRRAFSVNSEKSIEGKAILLIDDVYTSGATVNECSRALMRGGAKEVSVLTLARTV; from the coding sequence ATGAAGGCGGAAAATTCATCCTTCATTCCTCATCCTTCAGCCTTGCGTTTCGGACGTTGGCTCGACTGGCTTTACCCGCCGCGCTGCCGCTTTTGCCGCGAGTCCGTCTTTGAAGCGAGCGATTGTTTTTGTCGCTCCTGCCGCCGGCGAATCCGTTTGGTCACCCATCCTTTCTGCAGCGCCTGCGGCCGTCCCTTTCTCGACACGAGCGGAGACGACCACCTGTGCGGAAACTGTCTCCTGCGCCGCCCACATTTCGCGCGCGCCCGCGCCTGGGCCTGTTATCCCACCGAAGACGGCGAGGAACATCCGCTGCGCGAAGTCGTGCAGCGTTTCAAATACGGCCGCAAGGTGTCGCTGGGAAAACCGCTGGGCCGCGTGATGGCGATCGACTGTCGCGGACTGTTCGACGATCGCCCGCTCGACGTCATCTTGCCCGTGCCGCTGCATCCGAAAAGGCTCCGCTGGCGCGGCTTCAATCAGTCGGTCGCCCTCGCCCGCGAGATCGGTAAAGCGTGGGAGCTCCCGGTCGATCCGTTCGTGCTCGCTAGATCGCGCGAGACGCCGCCGCAGACCCAGCTTAACGAGGAGGAGCGAAAGAAAAATATGCGTCGCGCGTTTTCCGTCAACTCTGAGAAATCCATTGAAGGAAAAGCGATCCTACTGATCGACGACGTGTATACCTCCGGCGCTACCGTGAACGAATGCAGCCGCGCTCTGATGCGCGGCGGGGCGAAAGAAGTTTCCGTCCTGACGCTGGCACGTACGGTCTAG
- a CDS encoding methyltransferase domain-containing protein — MGTEDQKKWDEKHAGRHSHDAPSSFLHEVLDSRSWTIQPGRALEIATGKGRNALLLAERGFQVDAMDISPVALEEARKIARARALDINFIETDLDGADIAPAAYDLVVNFNFLQRDLIPRMKTALKPGGRVVFETFLIDQRVLGHPRNPSYLLGHNELLELFRDFRVLYYREGQVLQEAKKSFRASLFAQKT; from the coding sequence GTGGGAACGGAAGATCAAAAGAAGTGGGACGAGAAACATGCCGGCCGCCATAGCCATGACGCTCCTTCGTCCTTTCTCCATGAGGTCCTCGACAGCCGGTCGTGGACGATCCAACCGGGCAGAGCGCTCGAAATCGCGACCGGCAAGGGAAGGAACGCGCTGCTGCTCGCCGAGCGCGGATTTCAGGTCGATGCGATGGATATCTCGCCCGTAGCCCTGGAGGAGGCGCGAAAGATTGCGCGAGCCAGGGCGCTGGACATCAACTTCATCGAGACCGACCTCGACGGCGCGGACATCGCGCCGGCGGCTTACGATCTGGTCGTCAATTTCAACTTTCTCCAGCGCGATCTGATTCCCAGAATGAAAACTGCGTTGAAGCCCGGCGGCCGCGTCGTCTTCGAGACGTTCCTGATCGATCAACGGGTCCTGGGCCATCCGCGCAATCCGTCCTATTTGCTGGGCCACAACGAGCTGCTGGAGCTCTTCCGCGACTTTCGCGTGCTGTACTATCGAGAAGGTCAAGTCCTTCAGGAAGCGAAAAAGAGCTTTCGTGCTTCGCTGTTCGCTCAAAAAACGTAG
- a CDS encoding DUF1178 family protein: MVIYDLICDQNHRFEGWFSNFEGYQQQAAKGLISCPSCGTTAVEKLPHACAVHVKKESDSTAAEKTEARPPDLSETDMRELLIRLHQYVEKNFEDVGPRFAEEALAIFHGETEERPIHGSTTPEEREGLDEEGIPYGILPKPKLDS, encoded by the coding sequence ATGGTGATTTACGACTTGATCTGCGACCAAAATCACCGATTCGAAGGTTGGTTTTCTAACTTCGAAGGATACCAGCAGCAGGCCGCGAAAGGCCTCATCTCATGCCCTTCTTGCGGCACGACAGCGGTTGAAAAGCTGCCGCACGCGTGCGCCGTGCATGTGAAAAAAGAGAGCGACAGCACGGCGGCTGAAAAGACCGAAGCGCGACCTCCGGATCTTTCCGAAACCGATATGAGAGAGTTACTTATCCGGCTTCATCAATACGTCGAGAAGAATTTCGAAGACGTGGGCCCCCGCTTTGCCGAAGAAGCGCTCGCGATTTTTCACGGCGAGACCGAAGAGAGGCCGATTCACGGCTCGACCACTCCGGAAGAGCGCGAAGGCCTCGACGAAGAAGGCATCCCCTACGGCATTCTGCCCAAGCCTAAATTGGATAGTTGA